GCCTACTTTGGAGTTGCATAACCAGAAGCTAATGCCCCTGCTTACAGTAGAAGATTACTATAGAACTTTaatctgaatttatttatttttctcttaCAGACACTTACGGAAGACTCTGAGGTAAGAAAAACTATTTTTTAGACTACATGTGATTTATGTCTCCTAGAAAGTCAATGAAACATCAAGTCTGTCCACCAGGTGCTGGTACATGAGAGCCAGCAATTTAAaattgtctttatttgcttgttcAACAGCCCCAGAGGAGATCTCCCAGGTTGAAAGACGTAAGTAGAGTTGAGATCAGTAGTAAACAAGCTTCTCACTCTGCATTCTGAGAAAGATTAAAACATCTCTTCTCCACAGAAACCTACACAGAAGCCAGAGCCCAAAGCTAAAGGAAAGGTGGGAACCCtatcctgattcatgtgtttatcaGACTCACAGATATCATCACGAGGGTCTGACCAGATTATTacatttagttttatttattcacAGCAGAAGGGACCTGGTAAGCCTAAGAAGGCAAAAGAGGTGGAGAAGACCAAGCCTGAGGGAAAAGAGACACCTGCTGAGAATGGTGAAACCAAAGCTGAGGAAGGGGTAATGCAAACAAAAACTATGCTATTATCAGCCTGTCATGTAAAGTATAATCTGTagaaacaaaaacagacatgtaATGACTGCATTGGTAAATGCAACTTTGATTCTTATTTATCTTTTCTATATTTAGGGAGCAGCTACAAACGAAGCTGAACAGAACAACGAAGCAGCAGAATAACATCTCTCAAACCACATCTATCAGTGCTCCCTGTACCTCTTTTCTTGTACAATTCAGGGGAATATTTTTATCTACTATTTTCTaaatacaggtttttttttttttggttttttttgttttgttttttttttttttagtagcgTGATTGTAGAGAacactttttttaaatgaaagaataAAATACATTTGGCAATGGAAATTTCATCACATCTCACAGTTCTACATGATCATAATAGTTGTTACTGTCAGTGGTTTTCATTTTGATTCAAAATGTGAAGAAAGGGGATGGGGCAGGACAGATTTCAGAGCTTGTTCAAAAGGATTACATTCCGTATGCTTTTATAagggagagtttttttttttttttaaagtgatggggcacttattgttttgtttttaatgaacaACAGTGTTTTAGATCGTTTGTAAGCTTTGATTCTGTTTAACTCTTGTAGCCACAGTTTTCTTACCAAATCTGATCGGTGGCCCTAAAAGTCCTTGGTACTGGAACTCACCCTGTCAGAATTGTGCATTGCGTGTTGGTTGTGTCTCTGTTCTGTGATAGCATCGCAATAAATTTGTACAGCAGCTGTGAAAAGGGTTTTCAATCTTTCTATATGCAGTGTGTAATGGTACAGTGTAAGGATGGTTTAAACAAAATATGAATTTGTTTTCAAGCATACAAGTTGTGTAACATTATACAACAAACTTGATAATGGCTTTATAAATGCCAAGAAACTACATTTATTTTGATGTCAAATGCATACCAGCAGCAATATTCATGTGGGGTTTAGGTATCTATTAAGTAcaagtgtgcatttttttttcctttatttgttAATAGCTGTACTTGTGTAATGATTGTTAGGAACAAACCAATAAAAATTGGTTGGTAGTTAACGCCGTTTCATTGTGAAACACTTTCATTTCCCTCTATATCTATTTGTTCATCCCCTAGGGTATATAATATTCATGCACAAGACAGACTAATGAAAAATAGTATTCTCCATGACTGGTTTCACTTTTAAAAATGCATACTTTTGGGGATGTGGTCAGATTGTATGTAAAAACATTCTTACAATCAagtcatctgcagctgtgttgtactggatggcttaaaaaaaaactggatggAATACAGAGTTGTATAATTGAGCACATACTAAACTGCATGCAAAACATACAAGCTGACCAAAACAACTTAAACTACATTTAAGTggcatagaactttattaatttgaacatttcctcTGCTAAAACCCAAACCATATTTTAATACCATCAATTCCCAGCCATATTAAATACTTCAAATGTTTTGATATGTAGTTCAATTGAATGGACCCCTCCCCCATTAATGACAATATTTGATATGTTTTCAGAATGAAACAAATGGTATTGTTTGACGTATTCCACGAGAAATCACTGGATTTGACATTTAAAAAACTCTTCCCTGTAAAAACATTTCAGCACCATGGATAGCTCACAGGTTATCACCCCGTTTCTGTACTTTTTTCCATGTATCTCTGTTTCCACATTGCAATACACTTGTGTGATAGTAAAGAATGTAGTCTACCtttgtctttatttttaaaaatcagaTGTCAAAGCCACAGCAAAGCACAAATATGAACTAAAGCTATGCATGGTCATAGTAATTATCAGCCTTGGAGAGTTAATGACATTCAGACCTGCTGATCACAGTAAAAACATGTTTTTCTACTAACAACTGGTTTTGTCTTAATTACACCAGATGAACAAATGACCCTTTTCAAAATTAGATAAATATGGAATTTTTTAGTTTAAAACATTGGGGGTAAACAACTGCGCAAGCATTTATAATGTGGCACAACTGACAGTCATGTTCGAGAGGTCACATGGATTTCATTTCAGTGCAGTATAAATACACCTCTCTGACCAAGTCAGTACTGTGATAAATCTACACCAGGGGCATGAAAGAAGTCTCAGGATGAATACAAGAAAGTTCATATAGATGAGCCAACCATTTAAAAAATGGATAGAGTGAAAAATTATCTAAACCTTTATAGCATTTAAACATATTCTAACAAAAGCACACTGAGTAATATAATCATTTGTAACTGATCATGTAACTGAAACTATGGAGTGATCACAGGAACCCCTCTGAAAACCATAATTTCAGCAGCTTTGACCAAACAAGCATATGCTCTTTATAATACAAtgcagtagttaaaaaaaaatcctcttcagATTAACTTTCAATGAAAACAAGGGCGTTATTAAATTCTTACAAACGAGGGACTGTGCAAACATCTAGAAAACTAAAAGCCTAGAATATACAGATCCATCAGTAAACATTAAGTTAAACATGAGACATTCAGTGAAAGCAAGAAAAACTTCGTTTTAATGTTTTTCAGGAACAGCGGCCTCCAGTGGCGATTAATGACAACCTCACAAGCAACCTGACTGACCTGTCTgtctttatacagtagtgttcagaataatagtgctatgtgactaaaaagattaatccaggttttgagtatatttcttattgttacatgggaaacaaggtacaagttgattcagtagatgctcacaaatccaacaagaccaagcattcatgatatgcacactcttaaggctatgaaattgggctattagtaaaaaaaaaagtagaaaagggggtgttcacaataatagtagcatctgctgttgacgctacaaactcaaaactattatgttcaaactgcttttttagcaatcctgtgaatcactaaactagtatttagttgtataaccacagtttttcatgatttcttcacatctgggaggcattaattttgttggtttggaaccaagattttgcttgtttactagtgtgcttggggtcattgtcttgttgaaacacccatttcaagggcatgttctcttcagcataaggcaacatgacctcttcaagtattctgacatatccaaactgatccatgatatgcgatatataggcccaacaccatagtaggagaaacatgcccatatcatgatgcttgcaccaccatgcttcactgtcttcactgtgaactgtggcttgaattcagagtttgggggtcgtctcacgaaCTATCTGCGGccattggacccaaaaagaacaattttactctcatcagtccacaaaatattctccatttctctttaggccagttgatgtgttctttggcaaattgtaacctcttctgcacatcttttaacagagggactttgcgggggattcctgcaaataaatcaaaatcaaatcaattttatttttatagtgccaaatcacaacagttgccccaaggtgctttatattgcaaggcaaaagccatacaataatcacagaaaaaccccaacggtcaaaacgaccccctgtgagcaagcacttggtgacagtgggaaggaaaaactcccttttaacaggaagaaacctccagcagaaccaggctcagggagggtcagtcttctgctgggactggttggggctgaggggagagaatcaggaaaaagacatgctgtggaggggagcagagatcaatcactaatgattaaatgcagagtggtgcatacagagcaaaaagagaaaattagattcacacagacatcttctaactgtcacagcacttacaggtaactccagactgtctttgatcatcctggagctgatcaatgggtgagcctttgccattctggttattcttatatccattttgatggttgttttccgttttcttccacgtgtctgttttttttttttttttttgtccattttaaagcattggagatcattgtagatgaacagcctatacttttttgcacctgcgtataagttttcccctctccaatcaactttttaatcaaactacgctgttcttctgaacaatgtcttgaacgtcccattttcctcaggctttcaaagagaaaagcatgttcaacaggtgctggcttcatccttaaataggggacacctgattcacacctgtttgttccacaaaattgacgaactcactgactgaatgccacactactattattgtgaacacccccttttctactttttttttttttttttttttttactaatagcccaatttcatagccttaagagtgtgcatatcatgaatgcttggtcttgttggatttgtgagaatctactgaatctactggtaccttgtttcccatgtaacaataagaaatatactcaaaacctggattaatctttttagtcacatagcactactattattctgaacactactgtatattaacaTTGCTCAAAACAAGTGTCACTGGACCTCACCTGGTTGATCAGAACCCAAACTTCCAGAGATGAATATGCTGCAGGTTTATGGAGTAACTTGTGGAAATTCTGCagactgactcactgactgactccattaCTCCTGTGATAATTAGTCCATgaaccagtcatcaattttgacctaatcagtaccacttaatgTGATAACAACACTTGGAATCCAGCCTGAGTGTACCATGACATATCTAAAAATATATCATAGCCACCTCATGGTGACAgctacagccaggtaggggtcaatgaagggttatacagaggtcaaaatttaaaaatgctccagtcatggtgaaaactataccacattatttgtctgaacataaaaattccaaaaatgtatagtttgtacTAACTATGACTAAATGTTAGGGAGTTATGTGCTAAAAACAAAATGGtcacaaaagtcaatttcagtttgtacagggatcaaaagttagttACTTCATTTTTggtgaaaagtgatgcaaattattagttgagctaatagaattaataaacggaatagttttgactgtgttgagtacttggtctccaaagtaaataaacaatgttgacatccattggattttatataatggctgagtggatccttgtcatttgattggttgcttgtatgtcacatgacatggattattcataccatttgccattgtgttttacTTACCGTGCAAAAGCGCTTTTTGCCGtgtaattttggtgctatatgaaattagGGAATAATaaatctgatgatttgcagacgttaatgctggattacggtggcAAACTGAGTTTTAAAAACGGCTTTTTgccaccgtaatccagcattatcgtccgcaaatcatcagacaagggggttatttccattctaatccaattctaacatttgcacagtttatttttctgtaagtaattcagttgGCGAGTCGTTGTCAAAGGGTGTGGTcagctcatcaaagcttaccgcagcagcgtcttcatgccaaaatggaaattctgtgagcagacccacagatttctccatctcgtcaactgcattgaataattctgtatcagaataaacatcaatactttcgtatggtagcttaaattcacccatttctccATCATTATCGCTACgccactttctctcgctctcagctgttcagtgccattatttacatctgcgtagcagcgcgCACGGTCAGGGCGCGgggtaatacattaaatgtgaaacggttttaatattttgccaccgtccacgcgatattttatggtctgaaatctcatacgattaaccaatcagatttgcagaaaaaaatgtaattggattagaaagtgctattgcacgccccaaccaccgcgcatgctcacactactgggggcggcgtttagctaaacatggcagagtttgttttgctggtggttgacgatttgaaggagctaacggacagtgctaattcttccaacacaacaaaacaaatccactaagcCATAAGCTGTctgaaggcatgaagagctgttaggatgaagatgatgaaaagctggacaaatgtctgatgcgatttttcactgcagtgaggaaagcagacagcagtctgtacacgtcGTTAGTGGACTCCATCACAgaagactgagaacaattttggactcctatttaaagtttgtgttggactgttgccaTCAAAGCACcggtgacgaacaccaaaatgtaagtccctttttccGTTtacgaattaataaaatatcaaatgacaaagatctgttTTCGcagttatataaaataaataatgaatgtttttttcgtTATCCATTGAAAGAATTATTATTCACTTTGCTTTACCTCGTTGAATGATACGTTCGATCTTTCACCTCATTAAacatttgtaccactgaactcaaacattcattatttgtacactatGACATGACATTACCCTGTAATGAGATaactaaggatgatacatggtgcaaactattactttttaaaaccccaattaactcaaccaataatttgcctcttttttttttttaccaaaattgaagcaacttcaacttttgacccctgtaaactgaaatggacctttgtcaccatttttgttgttttgaccccatagcattcagtcatagttagtccaaactttacctttttggaatctttatgttcagacaaatgtgatatagttttcaatatgactggagcattttttaattttgactcctatgTAAtgtttcattgacccctacctgggctataactaccaccctgggatggttatcacatttttgtgtatgccatggtacactgaggctggattctccccttaagtggtaccaaaaacctattTGGCCTATGGACTAAATCAACTCGAAACAtgaatttcttttggcttcttccATTTTTGCTTTGGGTCACCACATCAGATTTCATATTGATCCACATTAATTTGgcacagtcttttttttccccaggTGCCTTTTCTGAAGCAACTCCAGTTGTTTCTGTGTTGGCTCTCAGTtgttcaggtggtttccatagtaaagaagcttgaatcttcgactggactgggttgcttgatgcgaggacgttttgcttcaaattgcagaagcttcctcagctaaaattcttgctctggtagtctgacttctgacaCTTGTCGagaagtcattcacatcatcaggagaggcgtcagtcctgtCGTTAGgaaggacagctaccctgtcattaggagggtgctaactagagcacaataggcgctaattaaagcaattgtttaatcactagccaatagcagtgtgcctctcggtaggaggcgtctggttaggtttaaaactccagcttttgtggcttctgtttgttcttttcgacaagggtcagacagaagtcagaccaccagagcaagctgaggaagcttctgcgacttgaagcgaaatgtcctcgcgtcaagcaacccagtccagtcgaagattcaagcaacTCCAGTTGTGGCACTGGTGACCCAAATCAGGGACCTTCTTGTTACTATGCAAGTGCACCAAATGTTCTGCCTGAAGTTTGTGTCAGCATTATGAAGAGAAAATAAGTAGTTTTCTCTTACTACATTAAATTCATAGCTAAATTACTTCATACACTATGTTATGGAAAAATATTCTTGACCTGATGATACAATATTTGAGTAGAattcagtactgtttacaaataa
This genomic window from Thalassophryne amazonica chromosome 9, fThaAma1.1, whole genome shotgun sequence contains:
- the si:ch73-1a9.3 gene encoding non-histone chromosomal protein HMG-14B isoform X2 → MPKRTKTLTEDSEPQRRSPRLKDKPTQKPEPKAKGKKGPGKPKKAKEVEKTKPEGKETPAENGETKAEEGGAATNEAEQNNEAAE
- the si:ch73-1a9.3 gene encoding non-histone chromosomal protein HMG-14B isoform X1, encoding MPKRTKTLTEDSEPQRRSPRLKDKPTQKPEPKAKGKQKGPGKPKKAKEVEKTKPEGKETPAENGETKAEEGGAATNEAEQNNEAAE